The Rhipicephalus sanguineus isolate Rsan-2018 chromosome 4, BIME_Rsan_1.4, whole genome shotgun sequence DNA window gcgggtgctcattttaaaacagaaaacgcgttcagaaatgtatttatgcatgctgagtgctagaagtaaaagcgtgaaagcaaagcgaccgttgcggaagtttagaaagcttaaacaccgaggcttcccacacacaaccccagcgatagcagcgttcgcatcgcctcgcaagcacagctgcgcttctggcggcggccgctggctccatatgaaactgacgcggcagtttcgtgaccataagaagcattgaatgactctgctagTACTCAACTATTTGTTTAGAAAGAAAATGAGAAGTgcaattcatcgaaatgcggaaCAAAATGCGACTTAGTTGTGAATGTCTGTTAAGAAACTGGACAACATCCAGGAACGTCGAATCCTGGGTGTTATCCGAACTCGGACAAATTGTTCTCTGTAACAGCCACCAATTTCAAAGGTCGTGGTTTTTTGTACTGAGAGCGCCAGATTCAAACGCGGAAGTTAGGAACACTTCATGGCTACCATTTTTTAACTGtacaaaacagcgctaaaagacgggacgaagaaaggacacaaacccgTCTTCGTCCAGTCTTTCAGCGCTGTTTTGTACAGTTAATCATGAATCAACcggcccaaatgcgtaccttaccATTTTTTAGACACAATAACTCGACCATATCACGCGGATGATTCAGAAGTTTTGTTATCACATAGTGTCTCTGCTCGCTCGCGGAACTCAATTTGACAGCACGTGAAAGAAGATGCCACATCCATGTGACGTCGTTGGCGCTTTTGCGTTTTGGACAAGTTACAGCACCTATTGTCGGGCAGTAAAATGATGACGTACGCAACGTCACAACTCTCCGATCGGGGATGGGCAGTTTGGATTGCGTCCTATCGGCATGCGGACCTTTCGGAAGCAAGCGGCCAGCGTCTTTCTGTCCACTTACTTTCTTActtggtaatttttttttttttttggctggagCCGCTGGGGTGGTTCAGTGGTTacagcgctcggctgctgacccgaaagacgcgggttcgttcacggtcgcggcggtcgcgttCCGAAGGAGACGAAATACTGTGACCACGCATACTTCGATgacagtgcgcgttaaagaaccccgtgaAGTTCTTGGCGCGACCATTTGTGACTGGCGACCAAAACGCGGCTCAagaggcgaccgatgttcacaccagtGAATGCGATCTATTAGGCGTGCGCCGGGTTCCCCATTAGGGTGCGCCGGGCTCCTcattgcccccccctcccctccatggTGATCGGGACCAAAAGACAgcgtgcttcacaatggatgaaaaaatgaaaatgaagcgatgacgtgcttctcacaaaggccttcCTTTGGTCCCCCGCTTTCCGGGAGTAAATATTAGAACTAAACAGTCTTCGAATGCAACATTGGGGGCCtgcggccgccattatcgtcgaaAACTTGCGTGGCCATAGCTCTGTCCTTTAAaaacaatgacaggacaggtcCGACAAGGGggcggccatccccccccccccttctcccccctccctcgcgcacgcctatggacctACCCGTCGCCGCACAGAAACCACGTCAGCTGGTATCGTGCCTCGCTTTGCCactgccccgtaaaataagctgacgtcctgttccggtgcatctgattggttcagaggttccCCAGTGTTGTCGCGCGACTGAATAATCTAGCAGTGAGCGACtcagccaaagcagtcgcttagCGACCAAAGctgccatttgcgaccagtcgctttgcgacttaTGTGTATGGCGCAGGTGTGAACGAGTCTTTAGCCACAAAAGCGCCTGCTTGTGCCGTTCCACGCACGTATCCGATGCACCGCCATTCCGTACATACTTCAAGGCGTTACGTGGACCACGTAAAACAGTGCATTAATAAAAGGGTTACATTTCTGGCACTCGGACTCCAAGTTGTGGACCGAGAGGGCGGCTCGGGCGGCACGGGCGCCCCCTCGCAGATGAGCTCGCACGGCTCCATGGGAAGCCACTGCAAGTGCTTGTGGATGATCTCGGCCGTCTCGGTGGCTCGCGTCATTGTCGAGTGGACCATCCTCGTGAAAGGAATGCCCGTCTCCTTCAGCCGCTGGCCCGTCATGTCCGCTTGCTTTCGACCTGCAAGAACGGGAGGCGATGAAAGTGTTTAAGCGTCCGCAAGTTTAAGTTTACGTAAGTCTGCgtagggaaaaaaacaaaaaacgaagctGCAAAGAGCGTCAGTTGTGTCAGCTCATTGCGTATCAGAAGGACTTGACCTCCTTAATAAATGGTGCCAACGTTTCGACCAGCAGACTTGTATTTGTCAATGTAGCCAGCGACCCCACGACCCCCCCTACCGCCTGTTCAAGTatttttcacctcttcaagcttccattatCCCCTGAACGTCTGCTTTAACAAAGATGGTGTTTCAATTTACAGGGCCGATTTCATTTTAAACTTCAACTTTCCCATGTACAGTAGTGGTGGTTTAGTGGTGGTTTGAGGCAAGACGCTAATTTTCTGCAATCCATATAAGGTATCATGGCGAAGCGTCGTGTGGGGAGAAGGACGGGGAGTGAACGACAGAAGAGCGGAACAATGGTGCAGCCCATAAAAAAAAATCCCGTGGTTGAAAGCGGTTAAACTAAGTTTGCGAAAGAGATAGCTCTGTTTTGCTTGCAGTGGAAAAGGATGAGACCATTGGTTTGCCGAGATTTTATATTATTGCATGTCTTGGTTTAGGCAAGCGCAACAAGAAGTACGCTCCGACTACACGCCGCGACAAGGGAGCTAATGTGCTACACTGCAAGACAACACACATATGCTCCTAGGCGCCGTCGGCGCTCTAGGCGCGAACTCAcagtgaacttggatgcagccagtgcATCTGGCGCTGGCTGCATGCAAGCACTAGCGCGGCGCGAACGCCGCGCCGCATTGCAGTCGGTTCATCATCATCACTATACTCACCCTGTTtcagtccactgcaggacgacgGCATCTCCCAATGACCTCCAGTTTATagcctatcctgtgcgagctgattccattttatccctgcgaacttcatCATTTTGTCACTCCATCCAGCTTTCCTCGACCGGTTTgtcatcccttggtaaccattttgttgctcttactgtccaccggctttctgtcctacgcattacgtggccagcccaggtccatttctttcgcttaatgTCAAGTGGGATATctgctacccctgtttgttccatGACCCACTCTGCCGTCATCCGATCACTTAATGTAACATCCttatcatttttcgttccattgcacgctgcgtggtcctcaacaTTTTTGTAGTCGCTCCACCCGCAGAACTGCGGCCAACTTAGTCACGCTAACTTACCGAGTTCTGTAAGTGCGCACTCCTTGTCCGTGGTTCCGTTCACATTGAATTGTCCGTGGCGAATCAAGTAGAGATACCGATTTCGCTTCGGCTTGGCCTTGCTCAATTCTTCCTCGAAACGAATCTGCTCTACCGGCGAGTAgtcttccggtggcttcacgcagAACATGGGGTCACGCCTACATAGACGCAGAAACAAGAATAATACTGCAGTACGGGTGACTCACTGATCGAATAAGCTCAATTTCATTTGACATCGCTAATCGGACGAATGCTGGGACAAGAGCTAAAGTATGCCGTCAAGTAACTTAGCGAGGTCCTTGCCGCTGTCTATGACGACGAGTCATACATGAATTTCAATCTGAGAGcgtgagagacagagagagagagagatgaggggGAAAGACAGGGAGCTTAACCAAGCACGTGCTTTGTTACATAGGCGTAACAAAGGGGCGGAGGTGGGGGAGGGCTgggggagaggaggggagggggaagctTGCCGATGTAACTAAAGGTATGGCGCAAACTTTGCGCCCCCCATTAGATGATCAGTGGTGACGGCCGcccccacgcccccccccccccctcctcccccttcttgtgcgcacgcctacgccaACCAATATAGCGGGCCGTGACCCCTCGTCTATTTCGGCGCAGTATTCACAGACGGAATAGTAGAGGCAGAATAGAAGCCGAGCACATCTATCCCTCACCTGTCCCAGTTGCTGTCCCAGTAAGCGGAACGCTGGTACTCGGTGCTCCACGATGGGTACGCCGACTTGCCCTCTTTCGGATCCTCTCTGCCGAACACAAAAGCCGcggcgccgcagccgccgccgagaAGTCCGGCACCGGCGAGGATTCGAGCGAACATTTTCTATCTGAGCGGATGCGGCGACGGCGTGGAACACACGACTGGCTCACAATACACGGCGCGCGCTAGATCGCTTGTTAAGGCGACCGCGAGAAGCTTGCTTGCTCGCTTGTTCCTTGATTCTTGGCTCCTACCCACTACGGGGTATTGGCCATGAAACCGACGGTTAATATAAGCGGGAAAAGTTTGAATTGAGACGGATGATGAGGATGAGGAATAAATCGGCCGCCTGGGATATAAACAAAAATTGAAGAATGACTAGTTTGTACAGTAATAAATATAAGCTGATcccacaaaaaaaacaaaaaaaatggctgTTTGTTTGGCTGGATCATGATGGCGTGGCTAAACCCACTAAAGTAGATTTATCGTGATGACGATTATGATAATCCATATTTTATGGCGTGCACCCACTAAGGACCATGGGCCAACAATACGGCTGCAGGAGTTATATTATCACACTAACCGGCCTCtatttgaaaagagggcgcctgaggaaacggcaacttcgcgctccgcttgtggcctttacgcgacgcgcacgagtgtaatatttggcagagcagttcatagccgtgtcagctttccgcaggatgtgttttttcaacaaacccaaggggtgcttcatgacccctttaagagcaaGGAGGTTTACTAAGAATTGATTAAGAGGGACAGAAAATTTTTATCCATTTATTTCTGGCGAAAAGGGTTTCttttcgggcgagttggtgcttaaattgcttaggtacacttgacagtggcgcaaaatacatttcgtgaaaaaggggcgtagagaagagaagaaagtgaagcgccGATTTCTGACGaagtcctcctttttttttcattcacaaatcctactgccgcacgagtcgtggccgatcccccgtaatgggttgtgccattcctctaggaaaaaccaaccaaccaacctaaaTATGAGAGTTCGTACAATTCCTTCGCATCAGGTTCCGTTTTTATTTTAATGGGTGGCTTTTCTGCTGCAGTACTTTGCACGTGCAGATTGTGTAAACTACAGTGTGACCAATTCCCcacgtgggtatgagccagttacTGAGGCAAGAACAAGAAAGAACCGCTGTTTAGAAAATAGTGGCACCCGCTGGTGTAAAGGCTTTCTGTATAGTATCTGAAGCAAAACAAATGCTTTATGACTCTAGTGCTTCATTTATTACTTTTTATTCTCACTGGGGCTCATAATTTATGTTACGCACGTCGGATTTACTCAGTCGGTCGCTTttttcctttgtgtgtgtgtgtgtggtgagtGCGCGAAACTAAGCACTAACCCTCAGCACAAATTTTGCTTGTGCAGCTCGATTCTAAGGCTGATACCCAGTAGTGGGTGCTTGCCACTGTTTGTGACGTCAGCACTAGCCCGTGGTGCACGCGCGTCACGAGCCTCGCGGTGTTCGTGCACTGGATTCTTCCGACATCGACGCAGCAGCAAGCCCGATCCTCCCAGTCACAGTCAGCGCTCCGAAGCTCAAAATCGTAGGTCTCGAGAGCCCTACTGTCGTCACCCTTGCGAGAGGTAATTCTTCGCGTCACACACACTTGTTGCTATAAGACCCGCTGGGGTCGACATAGCGGCTACGGCGTTGTGATGCTAAGTGCGAGTCGTTTGTATTGCTGGCCACGGAGGTCGTATTTCGACTACGGTGAATTGCAAGGAGACCCGTGTCCTTAAATTAGGATGGTCATTAATGAACCCCCGGCGCTCGAAGTTAATCCGGAGGCCCCTACTACGACGTGTAACACAGTACCTTTGACGTTCGGCTTGACTTTAGGCCTACTGTTAGGCCTATCGGGAACGGCCACTCTGCAGACTGATCAGATGCGATGGAGTACgcgcagaatgaaaaaaaaaaaagatatggctCTAATCTACGCTGTGAAGGTGGCCGGACAGTTAAGCTGTAAACGACAACCGGTCGATCACCCATTGCGACgtcgcttgaatggtcttccgcaTTAGAATCGTACAAGAGTGAGATTGGCGTCTAATCACTGGCAACGATGACCAAGTGCGGCTGATTTTGCAGACCGGCCATGCATGTGGCAACGTACACAGCCGTCTCACTCGACGCGTTCATATAGCCATGACGCATTGCTTTGGATAATCCAAGTCGTCGACGTCCGTTAGCCTCTCGACCTCGTATTCGTCCATCTCCCCCTCGTCCAGGAGACGTTCGAAAGTCTGTGCGCTGAAGCGAATGTTGTTGAACTTGTAGAGCGGACTCTGGAGAACGTCCAGTAAATCTGCACCCTTAAAACGTTTGATAGCATTGTACTTTCGTCGCTTACGCTAAGCGTCCTCGGCGCGATGTTCATAGCACGATGCCGTTGTTCACATTGTCGTGTCTGTTCTTGAAGCCGCTCCTCGTATGCGCGTTGCTCTTCAGGAATCCTCAAAGTGGCCTTCCCATAGCCCTGTCCCAACAGAAATGCAATACCTTACTAGGCGGGCCCTTTTATACGTATATGTAATGTAGTGACGTCACGGCCAGTGCTACAAACTGTGCTGTCGCAAACGTGCGCTATAGTTCATATTTTATATGGGTATTGACGTCACGCCACATGTtaacaggcgccttatcatctaTCATGAggctttgatgcttgttttgtggttgtCTTTATTGAAAGGAATACTGAGCTGTATGCTGCAGACCACGGGGTTTTTGCCCACGCCTTTTTCTGCCCATGGAGACGAAACCGTTGGGAGGTAGTGTATACAGCTTCGCAGTAATAAGTCACGGTTTTGCCGCGAGGTCGAAGCGAAGAATGCGACAGGAACGAATTAGAATGCCATACGAAGTAAGGTTATCAACTGACTCCTTTCacatccgacctggcgtaactcaacaaaaggctggcgcaaggaaacgcggccgctgcagctagcGAAGCGACTTTcatgctgtctatcgcttcaacgcaaactgagcggtgagaacacagcacaaaggtatgagccgtctgctgatccctctCAAGATAGGTACCACGCCCCATTGCTCAAGGTACGCAGTTTCAGCCGCAGAAACGTAGCCCTCCcccacagtggcgtagccagaaatatttcgggggaagggggggggggggggtcaaccatcctTTACGtatctttgtgcgtgcgtttgtatgtgtgactGTATATCTGTATATGTAGACAAGCAAAATTAAATAATACCGGGGtggggttaacccccccccccccctggctgccccagtgcccccccccccctcttcaggGATGCCCAATGGGCATTTCGCGCAACCGAAGacagccggcgcgtttcctctctgctttaaGTCGCGAGATTCGGCTGCCCTTGCAAGCTTTCATTCGCAAATAGAACGCACAaagcgacgcgcggggcgatatTGTCACCCTTGGACTTTTATACGGAACCTCAGGGCGACGGTGACTGCAGTGTCCATAGAGTTCCTATCGAAATATACGTGGTGTGATATCTCGATGTTCAGGGCATGGACCCTCCTGCTCATGACCCCGTATCGTGATCCCGCCAGTCACTCCGCTAATATAGGGACATGTCAATAGGTCATTCTtttctttactctctctctctttctaactGATTCATTAGCAAGGACAGCAGCCCACTCGAGTGAACTCGGTGAAATCTTGCAGGAAAACAGCGATGCCACACCCTGGACACCCTGGACACCCTGGACATCCTGGACACCCTGACCATCCTGGACATCCTGGACACCCGGGACACCCTGGACATCCTGGACATCCTGGACACCCGGGACAGCCTGGACACCCCGGACACCCCGGACATCCCGGTCACCCTGACCACCCTGGACATCCTGGACACCCTGGACAACCTGCACCACATGAGTTCGGATCTCGCCAATCAGAGGCACCGTAAGCGTGTCCTTCTTACTTTTTTGCACATTTGAGTgtctgtgtatgtgtttgtgtgcgcgtgaGTGCATCTGTGCGCGTATACGTGGTATCGGGAGAACACTTATTTATCAGCGAGAATAAGGTGCATGTTAGGGTCTCTGATGTTACAACGATAGTCAGCCGAACGGCCGGCCAGTCTGTCAGTTTTAACAGTGGAGAGGTAAATCCCTGGGGATCCGTCGTGGCCCAGCTGCGAGGGCGaagcctgacgagagggagagcatgGGTAAAGCGAGTTGAGCTGGTATAGAAAGGGTGGCGACGTGGAGAGAGGGAAGCTGGATAGAgaggagagcaaaggcgaagctatggcGGGAGCGGAGCAGGTGGTGTGGAAAGGACCCGCTGATAACCATCCTGGAAAATCTGAGGTTCTCGCATTCGTTCTGGAATGCTCGACAATGGCCAAGCTAAAGCTGATGCCACCAGCTCTGTGTTtaatcagccttcgcgacgttaaaggggcactgcaacacttcttcagcatggtcagaaaatgctgcctgTCGGCAGTcgaagctcctgagaacacgcgagccaaacgttatagcgcagaaCGGCTTTTGGAACTCTCAATTAAttatcaaagtcagctagaaatcgttccctctactctcgacaaatgatgtcgtaaacccaaatgactgcgccataatCCCAAGGTCTGcaaccattggctgatttgatcaTCGTGAGCtgtgtggccgccgcgggatgcggCCACGTGCCTCAGCGCGTGCTTGCGATCCACTGGAAGTAGGCCGtgcgttcaaagaaaaagaaaagaaaagaaagcgcttaAGGTCATGACGCGCTGTGACGAAGGGActcatcttcttgcccccttgctaTCCCCCTCGTTgcgtagcttccagcacgctcgctagtacgaaaggagagagaaagcaatcacaGCGTGCGAAAAAtacctgtaactctgctcgtacttcacggattctAAAAACATTTGCGGAGGTCGATTCGTGATTGATTgactgaaataactttaatgtggtcgattcgtgaggctagctcttttagtgaagccatttcACGATTACttcaaaaagtgtttcagggcccatTTAAGCCAGTTGAAGctgcgcatatttttttttccttcctcataGTGCACAGAACGTCATTCAGCCAGTCCCGACCATGATTCAGTTGGTCATTCTAAAGAACGGACGCTGGGAAGGGCCGTAGCACAGACAAATGAATCAAAACGGCATAATGACGATGTATATGTGCTTAATCGCGCAGGCCTGCCACCAAGGCGGACAACTTCCTCAACACGTGCGTTACCATCGTGGCCGTGCTCATCGTGGTCACGCTAATCGTCATGGGATTCATCCTGCTCAAGTGCTTCAGCATTCAGGAAGTCTGTGAGCACACATGATCGTTGATTACATAATAAGTGCCCTGAGTTTCGGGAAGCCATACCAGTAATGAACTCGCCTtgtaatgctgccttcgtttgtGATAACTTTTCAGGCAACAGGACGATAACTGCCTACGGCGACATGAACACTTCACTGTCTTGTGAAAGCGACGAATGCAAGGCATACGGTGAGCGAGTTAACAAAATTCTAATAATTACTTATTAACATGGTACTCGCATGACTGCACCGTAACGCCGTTTCTTGAAATAAAAATcggcagttgttccgtgtacaaatacaaccgatgagcgaagctccttagaaatgggacgcaatcgactatgtacagtacggtccactgttaaagggaacactcacaTGAGTACCTCTcgttttgctggccctctaacagcaaatggacagggaaacattgttcatgcactgcagaagtctgtcaaaaagatgcagaactgtcaaccaccagtagttttatgcaaatctaagccgcTGTTTTTGCGAGACAGCGAAATCCCAACATagcctgcacgcaagtgttccctttaacagtggacccatatgtacgttttgaaactgtttatttgcgccGCGCGCCTCGTTTTCTTTATTCTTTGTTTTTGCGCCGCGCGCGCATATTGCCTTTTAGAACCGGCGCccggtggggagagcgtctgctactaccttctaCAAAGCGAACGTGGTGCGCTAGAATGATGTTTGTCATTTCGCAATctacgataaaggtggtgaaagtgaagacaacCATTATAACCacttgtgcacagagcttatttcttttaaggtggtaggccaccttcaaaagtcgaatttttttcacgaagtcgatttttagtttttttgtcttttgtgaACGCCCAAacatgcaaaaatatgttgcaacaaatATTATCGTTCTATCATCATTAGTTCGCAAGTTACACCAAGTTTTACATACCCCATGCTTGTATAGCGAAACCGAAATCACATTgtgttttttttcgaaagtaagtGTTGTTTCGTCTATATTAATAATATTCAAATTACTTTATAATTTTTATTgtgactgttacataagaggatgtcattaaatataactttgGGGTTTCTAGttgtttttaaatctctaaaaacggccacagggggacgcacacctcttgcaagctctgaaatctttgcgtttttctcaaaataagaatttgctccaagtGAAGTGACGCCAACattcataacttttttctcagtgtgtacttcgaactgaaattttgtataatagttTACAACGTATATATCTGTGTAATGAACTACAATAAAATGATCTGATAGAATATTTTTAAATTCACAGCCAATTTTGCAAAAAGGTTCTGTCTAAATTGGCTCTATTTCCCCatctttttagtttttttttaacattacttccctgatatttgctgcataatatttatcctagttcattgcacagctccaacctttagttacacgaataccaaagctttactgaattaagccagccattagtcacttatcactgctggcgtgactaccacttttaaggcaatttttgacatagatcacctcccaaaaaataaataatcaatattttgcatTATAAATGTCTGGGTAAGTTATATAAGACATGCTTattttgaagaaaaagttattttaacgctggctgctcctaaaaaaaattttttttttagtggcctaccaccttaacctcgaatttctggtgcgctagagccaaaccgctcaaggcctaaacaattcctcttaaatcaccggccactgcaacccaaagcaatgggagcttcaacggcggcggcgggttgcgggcctaagg harbors:
- the LOC119389666 gene encoding serine/threonine-protein phosphatase Pgam5, mitochondrial-like; translated protein: MFARILAGAGLLGGGCGAAAFVFGREDPKEGKSAYPSWSTEYQRSAYWDSNWDRRDPMFCVKPPEDYSPVEQIRFEEELSKAKPKRNRYLYLIRHGQFNVNGTTDKECALTELGRKQADMTGQRLKETGIPFTRMVHSTMTRATETAEIIHKHLQWLPMEPCELICEGAPVPPEPPSRSTTWSPSARNFFVEGARIEAGFRKYFHRALPTQQEDSHEIIVCHTNVIRYWVCRALQLPPEAWLRLSLPHCSTSVVKITPLGDVSLQGLGCVGHMPMEMITK